In Streptomyces sp. NBC_01717, one DNA window encodes the following:
- a CDS encoding N-6 DNA methylase, which yields MPENSTEVTAAGIARLAGVGRAAVSNWRRRHADFPKPVGGTETSPSFALPEVEQWLRDQGKLAEVPLRERVWQQLAGHPAGAVPALVRTGCALLLVRDRPTAWLEITAVSDGRMATVLHLALNDLLTARFGPATEAGDGSGGGTSGCVRAVHTPTADELLPSVPLLRAAAELAAETGARQAFEFLLGRQLDANPRQFTLTPPGLAELMAALVETGSRPARTVLDPATGTGALLRALSRPTALYAQDADPDLAALTALRLALNATIESCTVAVRAGDTLRADAFPQLAVDAVLCHPPFNERNWGHDELAYDPRWEYGFPARTESELAWVQHALAHLREGGTAVLLMPPAAASRRSGRRIRADLLRRGALRAVVALPAGAAPPYGIPLHLWVLRKPGAGVRPSPELLLVDTAEPAEPAAATAATPASGGRDRLDWQAVRSAVLDAWEPFDRAERTGPEPDAPLGRTGQDRPGVSRVVPVIELLDDDVDLAPARHLPPPTAGGGPAELARVRDRLTETLRLTATLTPPLADLSDPARWPLTTVGELARAGALQLRTGGSGTGPGPVLTEYDVLGSTAPSGTLPATPASTDGPPEEPVLVEPGDVVVPVLGGGIVARVIDEATAGAALGRNLQLLRPDPAALDPWFLAGFLRGTANNRQASSYASTATRLDARRLQLPRLPLAEQQRYGAQFRALAAFEDALRLTGRLGGQLVQGMYDGLTDGTVTPK from the coding sequence GTGCCGGAGAACTCGACAGAGGTGACCGCGGCCGGGATCGCCCGGCTCGCGGGGGTGGGCCGCGCCGCCGTCAGCAACTGGCGACGCCGCCACGCCGACTTCCCCAAGCCGGTCGGCGGCACGGAGACCAGCCCGTCCTTCGCCCTGCCCGAAGTCGAACAGTGGCTGCGCGACCAGGGGAAGCTCGCCGAGGTCCCGCTCCGTGAACGGGTCTGGCAGCAGCTGGCCGGGCACCCGGCCGGCGCCGTCCCCGCCCTCGTCCGCACGGGCTGCGCCCTGCTGCTCGTCCGGGACAGGCCCACCGCCTGGCTGGAGATCACCGCCGTGTCGGACGGGCGGATGGCCACGGTGCTGCACCTCGCCCTGAACGACCTGCTCACCGCACGCTTCGGTCCGGCCACCGAAGCAGGCGACGGAAGCGGAGGCGGAACGAGTGGGTGTGTACGCGCTGTTCACACCCCGACCGCCGACGAACTCCTGCCGTCCGTTCCCCTGCTGCGCGCCGCTGCCGAACTCGCCGCCGAGACCGGCGCCCGCCAGGCCTTCGAGTTCCTCCTCGGCCGCCAGCTCGACGCCAACCCGCGCCAGTTCACCCTCACCCCTCCGGGCCTCGCCGAGCTGATGGCCGCCCTCGTGGAGACGGGCAGTCGGCCCGCCCGTACGGTTCTCGACCCGGCCACAGGAACCGGCGCCCTGCTGCGCGCCCTCAGCCGTCCGACCGCCCTGTACGCGCAGGATGCCGACCCCGACCTTGCCGCGCTGACCGCGCTCCGCCTCGCCCTGAACGCCACCATCGAGAGCTGCACGGTCGCCGTGCGGGCCGGCGACACCCTGCGCGCCGACGCCTTCCCGCAGCTCGCCGTCGACGCCGTGCTCTGCCACCCGCCGTTCAACGAGCGCAACTGGGGGCACGACGAGCTCGCCTACGACCCCCGCTGGGAGTACGGCTTCCCCGCCCGTACGGAGTCCGAACTCGCCTGGGTCCAGCACGCCCTGGCGCACCTGCGCGAGGGCGGCACCGCGGTCCTGCTGATGCCCCCGGCTGCCGCGTCGCGTCGTTCCGGCCGTCGGATCCGTGCCGATCTGCTGCGCCGCGGCGCCCTTCGTGCCGTCGTCGCCCTCCCGGCCGGCGCCGCACCCCCGTACGGCATCCCGCTCCACCTCTGGGTGCTGCGCAAGCCCGGCGCCGGTGTCCGCCCCTCGCCCGAGCTGCTGCTCGTGGACACCGCCGAGCCGGCCGAACCGGCTGCGGCGACCGCTGCCACGCCCGCATCGGGCGGGCGCGACAGGCTCGACTGGCAGGCGGTGCGCAGCGCCGTGCTGGACGCCTGGGAGCCGTTCGACCGGGCGGAGCGGACCGGTCCCGAGCCGGACGCCCCCCTCGGCCGAACCGGCCAGGACCGGCCGGGTGTCAGCCGGGTCGTCCCCGTCATCGAACTCCTCGACGACGATGTGGACCTGGCCCCCGCCCGCCATCTGCCCCCGCCGACGGCCGGTGGCGGACCCGCCGAACTCGCCCGCGTACGGGACCGGCTGACCGAGACGCTGCGGCTGACCGCCACTCTCACCCCGCCGCTCGCGGACCTCTCCGACCCCGCCCGCTGGCCCCTCACCACCGTCGGTGAACTCGCCCGTGCCGGCGCACTCCAGCTCCGCACCGGCGGCTCCGGCACCGGACCCGGGCCCGTCCTCACGGAATACGACGTCCTGGGCTCCACCGCCCCCTCCGGAACACTTCCCGCCACCCCCGCGAGCACCGACGGGCCGCCCGAGGAACCGGTCCTCGTCGAGCCCGGTGACGTCGTCGTCCCCGTACTGGGCGGCGGCATCGTCGCCCGGGTGATCGACGAGGCCACCGCGGGCGCCGCACTCGGCCGCAACCTTCAGCTGCTGCGCCCCGATCCGGCCGCCCTCGACCCGTGGTTCCTCGCCGGTTTCCTGCGCGGCACCGCCAACAACCGGCAGGCCAGCAGTTACGCGTCGACCGCGACCCGGCTCGACGCCCGCCGTCTCCAGCTGCCGCGCCTGCCACTCGCCGAACAGCAGCGGTACGGGGCGCAGTTCCGCGCCCTCGCCGCGTTCGAGGACGCCCTCCGGCTGACCGGCCGGCTCGGCGGGCAGTTGGTCCAGGGGATGTACGACGGGCTGACGGACGGTACGGTCACGCCGAAGTGA
- a CDS encoding SurA N-terminal domain-containing protein, translating into MHRRRRTALVVSAAMLVAAPLLSACGNQAHPGAAAVVGGDRIEVSTVQAQVAEVRTAQRESDQSVQLINKSGQLGRAKLHGMIFDRILDKAAADADVTVSRKEIQEMRQSAATQSGGEAQLRTMMLQQSWVAPDQIEAVLREQVQLTKLAQALGADLQQPAGQKAVGDALTAASKSLHIDVNPRFGTWDDKQTQLANYKAPWITQVTKPAQQEAAAGA; encoded by the coding sequence TTGCACCGCCGCCGTCGCACCGCGCTCGTCGTCTCCGCCGCCATGCTCGTCGCGGCGCCGCTGCTCTCCGCCTGTGGGAACCAGGCCCACCCAGGTGCCGCAGCCGTGGTCGGAGGGGACCGGATCGAGGTGTCCACCGTGCAGGCCCAGGTGGCGGAGGTACGCACCGCGCAGCGCGAGTCCGACCAGTCCGTCCAGCTCATCAACAAGTCGGGGCAGCTCGGCCGGGCCAAGCTGCACGGGATGATCTTCGACCGGATCCTGGACAAGGCCGCCGCGGACGCGGACGTGACGGTCAGCCGCAAGGAGATCCAGGAGATGCGGCAGTCGGCGGCCACCCAGTCCGGGGGAGAGGCACAGCTGCGGACGATGATGCTCCAGCAGAGCTGGGTCGCCCCGGACCAGATCGAGGCCGTCCTGCGCGAGCAGGTCCAGCTGACGAAGCTGGCCCAGGCGCTCGGCGCCGACCTGCAGCAGCCCGCCGGGCAGAAGGCCGTCGGCGACGCACTCACCGCGGCGTCGAAGTCGTTGCACATCGACGTCAACCCGCGCTTCGGCACCTGGGACGACAAGCAGACCCAGCTCGCCAACTACAAGGCCCCGTGGATCACCCAGGTCACCAAGCCCGCCCAGCAGGAAGCCGCAGCAGGCGCGTAG
- a CDS encoding YfhO family protein, with protein sequence MPTFRPRTAAATLAALITTATVCAGDARARSFPFGPRTRSVNDLGNQFVPFHTRLWDLLHGRGDGGLFLNWSSAYGTSFLPDLGTYLTSPFALLVGVFPRDRIDLAVYVVTVVKMASAAAAMAFLLLTLRGGRWWPAGVLGGSYALCGWSVAEASYNPMWLDGLIALPLLCLVGEWARTGRHRMVAPLLVAVVWVANFYTAYMATLGAALVLVVRLLTEGEEGAGRAKAAIRGLARAAGSVLVGIGLAAPVLIPVYLGTKHAYPGWDRTFQPAAWPDVLARLFPGTYGFFTPALFLSAVALLPACALVFQRGVPRRERWAWAGLVAGVGLSLQWGPTHLLWHAFATPNGSPYRQTFVLAGLVVIAAWISVSYGRPGPRALVGGGAVLVLIAAGAAFSDLATHRSYLLFAAGLVATAAALALPARGRRAGLAAVLLLTGALVGQAAATTAFADRQRLAQLDHYAPWGERQRVQADAVARVDGWPRYRTDPGGERTTANDPLLVGGQGAAYYSSHTPAVLTRTLAALGGGWTSHGRAVQSLDNPVTDAIFSVGARVHGPRDPHQRWNAPDDRPVTVARQQVPPLVTVRQPGAAPSFGPSPFRNQEALLGSRVYTLPRTTLRTVSGAPVEDRDDRTHRVGRGTYQLTARCPAGSEVYLWAPGVFGSAQVSDRPGAGQETELRGLLPARRAAMEPLGRIVGADGQVVVTLRSVRAGTVPREALGCLDRDRLAAAVTGLRRTGATSVRLTDDGVRAELPPGSRGTVVLAAPRIAGWSCEGRPADSYLGLVAVPVPAHASSVDCTFRPPGLRAGSTVGAGALLVLAAVAVWGALVRRRAGRQDLVLAGPD encoded by the coding sequence ATGCCGACTTTCCGTCCCCGCACGGCCGCGGCCACGCTCGCCGCATTGATCACCACGGCCACCGTGTGCGCGGGCGACGCCAGGGCCCGCAGCTTTCCGTTCGGGCCGCGCACCCGGAGCGTCAATGATCTAGGCAATCAGTTCGTGCCGTTCCACACCCGGCTCTGGGACCTGCTGCACGGGCGCGGCGACGGCGGCCTGTTCCTGAACTGGTCGTCCGCGTACGGCACCAGCTTCCTGCCGGATCTCGGCACCTACCTGACCAGCCCGTTCGCACTGCTCGTCGGGGTCTTCCCCCGGGACCGCATCGACCTCGCGGTGTACGTGGTGACCGTGGTGAAGATGGCGTCCGCTGCGGCCGCGATGGCATTCCTGCTGCTGACACTGCGGGGCGGGCGCTGGTGGCCGGCCGGGGTGCTCGGCGGCTCGTACGCGTTGTGCGGCTGGTCGGTCGCCGAGGCGTCGTACAACCCGATGTGGCTGGACGGTCTGATCGCCCTGCCGCTGCTCTGTCTGGTCGGTGAGTGGGCCCGGACGGGGCGCCATCGCATGGTGGCTCCGCTGCTCGTCGCGGTGGTGTGGGTCGCCAACTTCTATACGGCGTACATGGCGACCCTGGGGGCCGCCCTGGTGCTGGTGGTACGTCTGCTGACGGAGGGTGAGGAGGGGGCCGGGAGGGCGAAGGCCGCGATACGGGGGCTGGCGCGGGCGGCCGGGAGCGTACTGGTGGGGATCGGGCTCGCGGCGCCCGTCCTGATTCCCGTCTACCTGGGCACGAAACACGCCTACCCCGGCTGGGACCGGACGTTCCAGCCAGCTGCCTGGCCCGATGTGCTGGCCCGGCTGTTCCCCGGCACGTACGGCTTCTTCACTCCCGCCCTCTTCCTGAGCGCCGTCGCACTGCTCCCGGCCTGCGCACTCGTCTTCCAGCGGGGTGTGCCGCGGCGCGAACGGTGGGCGTGGGCGGGGTTGGTGGCGGGGGTCGGGCTGTCGCTGCAGTGGGGGCCGACCCATCTCCTCTGGCACGCGTTCGCGACGCCCAACGGCAGTCCGTACCGGCAGACGTTCGTGCTCGCCGGTCTGGTGGTGATCGCTGCCTGGATCTCGGTCTCGTACGGCCGGCCGGGGCCCCGGGCCCTGGTCGGCGGAGGCGCGGTGCTGGTGCTGATCGCGGCGGGGGCGGCCTTCAGCGACTTGGCCACGCACCGGTCGTATCTGCTGTTCGCGGCCGGTCTGGTGGCGACGGCCGCCGCGCTCGCCCTGCCCGCCCGGGGCCGTCGGGCGGGTCTCGCCGCCGTGCTGCTGCTGACCGGTGCGCTGGTGGGGCAGGCCGCGGCGACCACTGCGTTCGCCGACCGGCAGCGCCTGGCCCAGCTCGATCACTACGCGCCCTGGGGCGAGCGGCAGCGTGTACAGGCCGACGCGGTGGCCCGCGTGGACGGCTGGCCGCGCTACCGCACCGACCCCGGTGGGGAGCGGACCACCGCCAACGATCCACTGCTCGTGGGCGGTCAGGGCGCCGCGTACTACAGCAGCCATACGCCGGCCGTGCTGACCCGCACGCTCGCCGCCCTCGGCGGCGGCTGGACGTCCCACGGCCGGGCCGTGCAGAGCCTGGACAACCCCGTCACCGACGCGATCTTCTCGGTCGGTGCTCGGGTCCACGGGCCGCGCGACCCGCACCAGCGGTGGAACGCACCGGACGACCGGCCGGTGACGGTGGCGCGGCAGCAGGTGCCGCCGCTGGTGACGGTGCGGCAACCGGGCGCGGCGCCGTCCTTCGGCCCGTCGCCGTTCCGGAACCAGGAGGCACTGCTCGGTTCACGGGTCTATACCCTGCCGCGGACGACCCTCCGGACGGTGAGCGGTGCTCCGGTCGAGGATCGGGACGACCGCACCCACCGGGTGGGGCGCGGCACATACCAGCTGACCGCCCGCTGTCCGGCGGGCAGCGAGGTGTATCTGTGGGCTCCCGGAGTGTTCGGTTCGGCGCAGGTGAGCGATCGGCCGGGCGCGGGCCAGGAGACCGAGCTCCGGGGCCTGCTGCCGGCCCGCCGCGCCGCGATGGAACCACTTGGACGGATCGTGGGCGCCGACGGGCAGGTCGTGGTCACGCTGCGGTCCGTCCGCGCCGGGACCGTGCCGCGCGAGGCCCTCGGCTGTCTGGACCGGGACCGGCTGGCCGCGGCCGTGACCGGGCTGCGGCGCACAGGAGCGACGTCCGTCCGCCTCACCGACGACGGCGTCCGGGCCGAACTGCCGCCCGGAAGCCGCGGAACCGTCGTGCTCGCCGCGCCCCGGATCGCCGGCTGGAGCTGCGAGGGGCGCCCCGCCGACTCGTATCTGGGACTGGTCGCGGTGCCGGTCCCCGCCCACGCGTCCTCTGTGGACTGCACGTTCCGGCCGCCCGGGCTGCGGGCCGGTTCGACGGTCGGAGCGGGCGCGCTGCTCGTGCTGGCCGCAGTGGCGGTGTGGGGTGCGCTGGTGCGTCGACGCGCCGGGCGGCAGGACCTTGTACTGGCGGGACCGGACTGA
- a CDS encoding DUF4190 domain-containing protein, whose translation MSQFTQPPQSPQPQQPYAPAQTPGLRPARNGLGISALILGIIGAVSGLIPFLFWLAGILGVIALILGLVGRGRVKRGEATNKGATTFGAVLGLIALILSLVGAVITFKAVGDAVDELDRAVSDTTATAAPKAGDTGSGKNKDKDSGGKPDAGKALEAGDSAVYDDDLTVTVGDATSYTPDSFAAGHTKGNKAYRIAVVIENAGKEKFDSALVNVEARAGKDGVDAEQIFDGKVGEGFSGTVLPGKKVTVQFAFDAPADAKDLTVEVNPGFTYDATQWDLKL comes from the coding sequence ATGTCCCAGTTCACGCAGCCGCCGCAGTCCCCGCAGCCCCAGCAGCCGTACGCCCCGGCCCAGACGCCGGGCCTGCGCCCGGCCCGCAACGGCCTCGGCATCTCGGCGCTGATCCTCGGCATCATCGGCGCCGTCTCCGGCCTGATCCCGTTCCTCTTCTGGCTGGCAGGCATCCTCGGCGTCATCGCCCTGATCCTCGGCCTGGTCGGCCGCGGCCGGGTCAAGCGCGGCGAAGCCACCAACAAGGGCGCGACCACGTTCGGCGCCGTCCTCGGCCTGATCGCGCTGATCCTCTCGTTGGTCGGTGCGGTGATCACGTTCAAGGCGGTGGGCGACGCGGTGGACGAGCTCGACAGGGCGGTGTCGGACACCACGGCCACCGCCGCGCCGAAGGCCGGCGACACGGGCTCCGGAAAGAACAAGGACAAGGACTCCGGCGGCAAGCCGGACGCCGGGAAGGCGCTGGAGGCCGGTGACTCGGCCGTCTACGACGACGATCTGACGGTCACGGTCGGCGACGCGACCTCGTACACCCCCGACTCGTTCGCCGCCGGTCACACGAAGGGCAACAAGGCGTACCGGATCGCCGTGGTCATCGAGAACGCGGGCAAGGAGAAGTTCGACTCGGCGCTCGTCAACGTCGAGGCGCGGGCCGGCAAGGACGGTGTGGACGCCGAGCAGATCTTCGACGGCAAGGTCGGCGAGGGCTTCAGCGGCACGGTCCTGCCGGGCAAGAAGGTCACCGTCCAGTTCGCCTTCGACGCCCCCGCGGACGCCAAGGACCTGACCGTCGAGGTCAACCCCGGCTTCACGTACGACGCCACCCAGTGGGACCTGAAGCTCTAG
- a CDS encoding serine/threonine-protein kinase, with translation MSGRVIAGRYELATILGQGGMGQVWTAYDQRLDRRVAVKLLRPDRVAGPGGSGAAEELRRRFVRECRVTAQVDHPGLVTVHDAGNDGDDLFLVMQYVEGSDLADHLAEHDPYPWQWSVAVAAQLCAALSAVHAVPIVHRDLKPRNLMVRPDGTITVLDLGVASVLDNDTTRLTHTGTPIGSPAYMAPEQAMGGAVGPYTDLYALGVLLHELLSGDVPFAGSTALGVLHRHLYEPPLPVRQIRPEIPEPLEALVLRLLAKDPQHRPASAQEVYEHLTPLLPSRSTGLPSGPLDPTRPFLRPHAPWPDLVTTPPAAQPAPVAAKPDVAAAVDEVKQLLGQGRITQAVDILGGILPAAAEQHGEGSPVVRILRKQYAATLMDDGQYRRALPELRRLADDRAAEAGPADTQTLQYRYDAAQCLEQLGEPAAALAEYRAVLPYYENQYATGTDPARSFEIRQRIGYLLLAVGDHAAARGQLQALLYDTERMYGPHHPLPVELRRQLDRQMQVRGG, from the coding sequence TTGAGCGGACGCGTCATCGCCGGGCGGTACGAGCTGGCGACCATCCTGGGCCAGGGCGGCATGGGCCAGGTCTGGACGGCGTACGACCAACGCCTGGACCGCAGGGTCGCGGTGAAGCTGCTCCGGCCCGACCGGGTTGCCGGTCCCGGCGGCAGCGGTGCCGCCGAGGAGCTGCGGCGCCGGTTCGTGCGCGAGTGCCGGGTCACCGCCCAGGTGGACCATCCGGGCCTGGTCACCGTCCATGACGCGGGCAATGACGGCGACGACCTGTTCCTCGTCATGCAGTACGTCGAGGGCTCCGACCTCGCCGACCATCTCGCCGAGCACGACCCGTATCCCTGGCAGTGGTCCGTCGCCGTGGCCGCCCAGCTCTGCGCCGCGCTCTCCGCCGTGCACGCCGTGCCGATCGTCCACCGCGACCTCAAGCCCCGCAATCTGATGGTGCGCCCGGACGGCACGATCACCGTCCTCGACCTGGGCGTAGCCTCCGTCCTGGACAACGACACCACCCGGCTCACCCACACCGGTACGCCGATCGGTTCCCCGGCGTACATGGCGCCCGAGCAGGCGATGGGCGGCGCCGTCGGCCCGTACACCGACCTCTACGCGCTCGGGGTGCTGCTCCACGAACTGCTCAGCGGGGACGTGCCGTTCGCCGGGTCCACCGCCCTCGGTGTGCTGCACCGCCACCTCTACGAGCCGCCGCTCCCGGTCCGGCAGATCCGGCCCGAGATCCCCGAGCCCCTCGAAGCGCTCGTGCTGCGGCTGCTCGCCAAGGACCCGCAGCACCGTCCGGCGAGCGCCCAGGAGGTGTACGAACACCTCACCCCGCTCCTACCGTCCCGCTCCACGGGGCTGCCGTCCGGCCCGCTCGACCCGACCCGCCCCTTTCTGCGGCCGCACGCCCCGTGGCCCGATCTCGTCACCACCCCGCCCGCCGCGCAGCCGGCGCCGGTGGCCGCCAAACCGGATGTCGCGGCCGCCGTCGACGAGGTGAAGCAGCTGCTCGGGCAGGGCAGGATCACCCAGGCCGTGGACATCCTCGGTGGCATCCTCCCGGCCGCGGCCGAACAGCACGGTGAAGGTTCGCCGGTGGTCCGCATCCTGCGCAAGCAGTACGCGGCGACGCTCATGGACGACGGGCAGTACCGTCGTGCCCTGCCCGAACTGCGCCGCCTCGCCGACGACCGCGCGGCGGAGGCCGGCCCGGCCGACACCCAGACGCTGCAGTACCGCTACGACGCGGCGCAGTGCCTGGAGCAGCTGGGCGAACCGGCTGCCGCGCTCGCGGAGTACCGCGCGGTCCTGCCGTACTACGAGAACCAGTACGCGACGGGCACCGACCCGGCCCGTTCCTTCGAGATCCGTCAGCGCATCGGGTATCTGCTGCTCGCGGTCGGCGACCACGCGGCGGCACGCGGGCAGCTCCAGGCACTGCTGTACGACACCGAGCGGATGTACGGGCCGCACCACCCGCTGCCGGTGGAGCTGCGCCGCCAGCTCGACCGGCAGATGCAGGTCCGCGGCGGCTGA
- a CDS encoding glycosyltransferase family 2 protein, producing the protein MLISLVVPCFNEEEILERFHARATDEMSRLAHEFQIVYVDDGSADRTLPILEELAVADPRIRYLSFSRNFGKEAAMLAGLQHADGDAVVIMDADLQHPPELVGRMLEEHAHGYDQVIARRNRKGDRVTRTLGARAYYSLINRLVDVELVDGVGDFRLLSRRTVDAVLELTEYNRFSKGLFAWVGFRTTTFEYENAVREKGSSAWTIGKLLNYGLDGLLSFNNKPLRAALYLGMVLMSVAFAYAAWIVGVALVKGVDTPGYVTLIVVVTALAGVQMVIVGVVGEYVGRIYYEVKRRPHFLVKASNTGVPNQQRPREFVRR; encoded by the coding sequence GTGCTGATCTCGTTAGTAGTGCCTTGTTTCAACGAGGAGGAGATCCTCGAACGCTTCCATGCGCGTGCCACGGACGAAATGAGCCGGCTGGCGCACGAATTCCAGATCGTCTACGTCGACGACGGCAGTGCTGACCGCACGCTGCCGATCCTGGAGGAGCTGGCGGTAGCCGACCCGCGGATCCGCTATCTCTCCTTCAGTCGCAACTTCGGCAAGGAAGCCGCCATGCTCGCCGGCCTCCAGCACGCCGACGGCGATGCGGTCGTCATCATGGACGCGGATCTCCAGCACCCGCCCGAGCTCGTCGGCCGCATGCTGGAGGAGCACGCCCACGGCTACGACCAGGTGATCGCCCGCCGTAACCGCAAGGGCGACCGCGTCACCCGCACGCTCGGTGCCCGCGCCTACTACTCGCTGATCAACCGCCTGGTGGACGTGGAGCTGGTCGACGGGGTCGGCGACTTCCGGCTGCTGTCCCGGCGTACCGTCGACGCGGTCCTCGAACTCACCGAGTACAACCGCTTCTCCAAGGGCCTGTTCGCCTGGGTCGGATTCCGGACGACGACCTTCGAATACGAGAATGCGGTCCGTGAGAAGGGCAGCTCCGCCTGGACGATCGGGAAACTTCTCAACTACGGACTCGACGGGCTGCTCTCCTTCAACAACAAGCCGCTGCGCGCCGCCCTGTACCTGGGGATGGTGCTGATGTCCGTCGCCTTCGCCTACGCCGCCTGGATCGTCGGAGTCGCCCTGGTCAAGGGAGTGGACACGCCCGGTTACGTCACGCTGATCGTCGTGGTCACGGCCCTCGCCGGGGTCCAGATGGTGATAGTGGGCGTGGTCGGCGAGTATGTCGGCCGCATCTATTACGAGGTGAAGCGGCGCCCGCACTTCTTGGTGAAGGCATCCAATACCGGCGTACCGAATCAGCAGCGGCCGCGGGAGTTCGTACGCCGATGA
- a CDS encoding HNH endonuclease family protein, with amino-acid sequence MLPALAAAAVLALAGCDPDDVTAGGSGSAGGGQSAGGFGAGPLSNPDGTKPGLAPLTSDADRAAARKLIEKVSTKGRGPKTGYERDKFGYAWKDSVDGIPLSRNGCDTRNDLLARDGKDVELRSGSDCVVVSMTLKDPYTGSTIEWSKQQATKVQIDHVMPLSYDWQMGASRWPEAKRQQIANDPLNLIPVDGPANNAKRDSGPASWLPPYKRIRCSYAVRFAQVSLKYALPVTTADKRAMLAQCGG; translated from the coding sequence ATGCTGCCTGCGCTGGCCGCGGCGGCGGTTCTGGCCCTGGCGGGCTGCGACCCCGATGACGTGACCGCCGGTGGCAGCGGATCGGCGGGCGGCGGGCAGTCGGCGGGCGGCTTCGGCGCCGGCCCGCTGAGCAACCCCGACGGTACGAAGCCCGGCCTCGCCCCTCTCACCTCCGACGCGGACCGGGCCGCCGCCCGGAAGCTCATCGAGAAGGTGAGCACGAAGGGCCGCGGGCCGAAGACCGGTTACGAGCGGGACAAGTTCGGCTACGCCTGGAAGGATTCGGTCGACGGCATCCCGCTGTCCCGCAACGGCTGCGACACCCGCAACGACCTGTTGGCCAGGGACGGAAAGGATGTCGAACTCCGGTCGGGTTCGGACTGCGTCGTCGTCTCCATGACCCTCAAGGACCCGTACACCGGATCGACCATCGAGTGGAGCAAGCAGCAGGCGACGAAGGTCCAGATCGACCACGTGATGCCGCTCTCGTACGACTGGCAGATGGGCGCCTCCCGCTGGCCCGAGGCCAAGCGCCAGCAGATCGCCAACGACCCGCTCAACCTCATCCCGGTCGACGGCCCGGCCAACAACGCCAAGCGTGACTCCGGCCCGGCCTCCTGGCTGCCGCCGTACAAGCGGATCCGCTGCTCGTACGCGGTGCGGTTCGCGCAGGTCTCGCTGAAGTACGCGCTGCCGGTGACCACCGCCGACAAGCGGGCGATGCTGGCGCAGTGCGGCGGTTGA
- a CDS encoding nucleoside triphosphate pyrophosphohydrolase codes for MNAEDPGRIVLLTASHRVAPGLLSWPAWQTLQAADRVLCAEQDHPQLPYLREAGVTVEHAAPIAQELVDACAGGRTVVVVTGGEGNQPLTDGLARLAGSGRVQMPNLELLPGSYDLPGARLLDLVQVMDRIRAECPWTSQKTHQGLAKYAIEEAYELVEAIEDGDRDELREELGDVLLQVVFHARIAEEDEDQPFSVDDVAAALVEKLIHRHPHVFGDETAETPEDVHAHWLRTKAIEKQRDSVTDGVPLGQPGLALAAKLAGRVRTAGLDVALPAGDGIGYELLALAVRAEQDGTDPEAALRAAGRAYRDAILAAEGNG; via the coding sequence GTGAACGCTGAAGATCCCGGTCGTATCGTCCTGCTCACCGCCAGCCACCGGGTCGCGCCCGGGCTGCTGTCCTGGCCGGCCTGGCAGACGCTGCAGGCCGCCGACCGGGTGCTCTGCGCCGAGCAGGACCACCCCCAGCTGCCGTATCTGCGCGAGGCGGGCGTCACCGTCGAACACGCCGCGCCCATCGCGCAGGAGCTCGTCGACGCCTGCGCGGGCGGCCGGACCGTCGTGGTCGTCACCGGCGGTGAGGGCAACCAGCCGCTGACGGACGGGCTGGCCCGGCTCGCCGGATCGGGCCGGGTGCAGATGCCGAACCTGGAGCTGCTGCCCGGCTCGTACGATCTGCCGGGCGCCCGCCTCCTCGATCTCGTCCAGGTCATGGACCGGATCAGGGCCGAGTGCCCCTGGACGTCGCAGAAGACCCACCAGGGGCTCGCCAAGTACGCCATCGAGGAGGCGTACGAACTGGTCGAGGCGATCGAGGACGGCGACCGCGACGAGCTGCGCGAGGAACTCGGGGACGTACTCCTTCAGGTCGTCTTCCACGCCAGGATCGCGGAGGAGGACGAGGACCAGCCGTTCTCCGTCGACGACGTCGCGGCCGCCCTCGTCGAGAAACTGATCCACCGCCATCCGCATGTCTTCGGCGACGAGACCGCCGAGACCCCGGAGGACGTGCACGCGCACTGGCTGCGCACCAAGGCCATCGAGAAGCAGCGCGACTCGGTCACCGACGGGGTGCCGCTCGGCCAACCCGGCCTGGCGCTGGCGGCGAAGCTGGCCGGCCGGGTCCGTACCGCCGGACTCGATGTGGCGCTCCCCGCGGGGGACGGCATCGGGTACGAGCTCCTCGCCCTCGCCGTACGCGCGGAACAGGACGGCACCGACCCCGAGGCCGCACTGCGGGCCGCCGGCCGCGCATACCGGGACGCGATCCTCGCGGCGGAGGGCAACGGATAA
- a CDS encoding GtrA family protein: MTVTAQMTRFALVGVVNTGTYYGCYLALLTVLPYLAAHVIAFALSMTGSFLLNSYFTYRTRPTWRKFLLFPLTNAANFVITTGGVWLLVDHAGFSSRYAPLVAAVAAIPITFVVSRAIMLRPDARLKAVERVR, from the coding sequence ATGACGGTCACGGCCCAGATGACCCGCTTCGCTCTCGTCGGCGTCGTGAACACCGGTACGTACTACGGCTGCTACCTGGCCCTGCTGACCGTACTGCCGTACCTGGCCGCGCATGTGATCGCGTTCGCGTTGAGCATGACCGGCTCGTTCCTGCTGAACTCGTACTTCACGTACCGGACCCGGCCCACCTGGCGGAAGTTCCTGCTCTTCCCGCTCACCAACGCCGCCAACTTCGTCATCACGACCGGCGGTGTCTGGCTGCTGGTCGACCATGCCGGCTTCAGCAGCCGCTATGCACCGCTGGTCGCGGCGGTGGCGGCCATCCCGATCACCTTTGTGGTCTCCCGCGCGATCATGCTGCGACCGGACGCGAGGCTCAAAGCGGTCGAACGCGTGCGCTGA